Genomic segment of Paenibacillus polymyxa:
GCCTGTTCTAGATGTTGGTTGCGGATCTGAGGCACGGTTAATTACTTATTTACGTGCCTGTGGAATTGAGGCTTACGGAACAGATCGGCTGGCTGAAACAGAAGGTTGTGTCACTCGAGGAGATTGGTTAGAGACCACCTTTGGAGAAAGTGCATGGGGGACGATCATTTCACATATGGCATTCTCCAATCATTTTATACATCATCATCTGAAGGCAGATGGTAATATTCATGAGTACGCTCGCAAATATATGGAATTGCTTAGAGCCATTCGGCCAGGAGGGAGTTTTATTTACAGTCCGTGCCTTCCGTTTATGGAAGAGCTTTTGGATGCCCGAATGGGTTATCAAGTAGAGTATATCCAGTCATCTGAAGGTTACAGGGCCACGAAAATAACGCGTGTACATTCATAAGCGCGAGTAGTAGTCCATTCATTTGTCAGATTCATTCTTGGAATGGTAGTATAAGGATAGATATTACTCTATTTGGGATTCTGTTAATGATAAAGATTCTCATGACGCTAATTAGATACCATTAGAGGATGATCATTAGCAGTATGGCTGCACTGAATAATAATGATTAGCTTACGGATAACGGAATTTTCAGGAAAGATTAAATCATATTTTCCTAAAAGCCGATATATGGGAATGAGGCGAGAACATACTGTTATTATACCCGCCCGAAAATGGAAGTATATAATTTGGGTTAGGAGAGTAGAAGAAGTGTCAGATCTGTATACGAAAAAAGAAGTAGAAGATTATGTAACGAACGTGGTTTTCGAACGACCTTTAGGTGTAAGCATTTCAGCCATTTTATTGATCTTTAATGGGGCACTTCTGTTGGTGACCCAGCTATTGACGCTTAATGCATTAAATGAGGCTTCTACGTTAGTAGGCATTTGTAGGGGCATGTTTCAAGGATTTATCGCGTTACTCGGTTTGGCAGGGACGACTGCCGGTGTCGGTATGTTATTTGGTAAGAAGTGGGCTTGGTGGCTGGCAGTATTTTATTTTACATATGAGACCATGCGTTATACGTGTGCAATTCTGTTTATTCCAGATGTCCCTCCAACGTTGGGCGGTGTACAGCTAAACCCTGCTCTATACTACGTAAAATATGGTATGCGTATTATTTGGAATTTGTTGTTTACGTTGTTCATGTGTCGTAGTAAAGTCACAGGTTTTTTTCAAACAAGTGGAATCAGCAAGTGGAGAGCATGTATTGTATTATTCTTCATAAATGGAGTGATGGTTGGGATTGGCTGGTGGCTGATAAGATAGGTTCTTCGATGTGAAGGAGGAGATGAATAATGTCAATGGAAACGTTTCCGATTTTAGAAACCGATAGGCTTCGTTTAAGACAGCTTACAGTAGGGGATGCGGCGGATGTGTTCGGCTATTTTTCCAAGGATGAGGTCACACAATATTATGACTTGGAAAGCTTTACAGAGGTAGAGCAAGCCGAAAAATTTATTCGTTCGATGCTAACCAGATATGAGAAGCAAGAGGGCTTTCGTTGGGGGATTACGTTAAAAGAAGCTCCTGAGCGGATCGTGGGTACAATTGGATTCCATAACTGGCACAAGGAGCACTCCCGTATTGAAATTGGGTATGAGCTGGCACCGGAATATTGGCGGCAAGGTCTGATGACAGAAGCGATGAAGGTGGTCGTGAATTATGGCTTTCAATTGCCGCAGGTTCACCGTATAGAAGCCTTCATTGATCCAGATAACGAAGGCTCCAAACGGCTGCTGCTCAAAAGTGGCTTTACTAAAGAAGGTCACCTAAGAGACTATTTTTATGAAAAAGGTCAATTTGTCGACGCTGTTATTTTTGGCTACCTTCGGAAGGAGTTTTCCGTGGATCGGTAAGTTTACAAATATCCCTTGTCTCCGTATGGCTGGAGTCGATCAAGCCAGGTCTGCTCCAGCTTTGTCAGTGCATCTTTGACATCAAAGAACGCTGAGTCCTTTTTCTTCAAAACGTCCAGCACTTCAAATTCAAACGAATCTTCGCCATACTCATTCCATTCCTGTTGCAGTTGTTTATTCTTAAATCCACCCATGTTCAGCTCAAAACGCCGTCCATTCAGCGACTTTAAATTCGGCGTGGAAGAGACGAAAATTTTCCCATTACGTGTATTTCGGATGCAATAGATTCCTGCCTCTGTCTTCATCTCCATGTACTGCTGCACCAATTCTTTTCTTCGATTCATTGTCGAATCCTCCTATTGTATAAACGTTGAGATTCAAGATTCCTTCAACCAATATTCACTGCCATCCGGCTTACGATCCAATAGATTGTATTCAATCATATATCTTCGCACCGTGACATAATCGTCATATACTTCCTGTAAAATCGCATTGATATCCTTCTCATGATATATTTGTCCCTTTACAAAACGGCCCGCAATTTCACGCAGCACAATCAGCTTGTGCTTTTCTTGCATTTTAAAGGTCTTTAGGCGTCCGTCTGTCCCATTCGGAAAATACTTCGTGAGTACCTTCTGCCGCTCGTTTTCCGTAATGTTGTAGCGTTCGTCCACCATCCGTGCTTGTACTGGTACTTCTACAATGGCGGGTGCGTGCCGATCTTTCTCCTTTAACAGCTCCATTAATGTGAGAAAAACCTTGGCCTGTCGTTCTTTTTCTTTGAGACCAAAGCGATGATTACGTATGGTGGATGCGCTGCCGATTCCAGTTTCCTTTTGAATATCCGCATCGCCCATGCCTTGATAAAATAACTGAAGCAACCGATTCTGATGATCCGTCAGTCCAGTCAGCTTTTTGTCCAGACCGATCAAATAGTCAAAGACCGAACCGTACGTCCGCTCAATATGAAGTCGCATGTACCTCTCCGCGTCATAAAATACCCCTTGATCCTGATATATGATGCCTTGCTCAAATCGCTGTCCGTCCAGCAGGCAAATTACCTGTTCTTCTTGGCGAATATATCCTCGCTTCAGTTCTTCGATTCCAGCATTCCAGAACAGTTCGGAATGATCCATTTTAGTAAACACCTCAATTAAATGATGATTATTTTATAGACAATATAACATTTTGTTTATTTTAAATCAATGAGTGGATATTTATTTAGGGTCTCGACAATGTTCGCTATATACAAAAGAGACATCGGATTGTTATCATATGTAAATTATTGAATTGCATTAAGACTGGATAGTTGCTATATATTGTAATAAGGTGGGTTGGTAAACTATGAACAAAATGCGATTAGAAGAAGTCATAGAAAGTGGAGATTTAAAGGAAGCGGTAAAGATTATAGAGGAGATAGGTGAAAAGCTGGATTATACATTCACTCCATCAAATATCCCCTTCTGTCATAATTGTAATAGTGATAAGGTGCTAAATCAAAAGTTAGAACTTCCTTTAATCACTAACAATAAACGCTTCAAAAGAGTCAAATTAATTGGCTCTATTTGTTCCGGATGCGGTGAGGAATATATTAACGAGCAAGAGGTTAGGCATTTAGAAGAAATTGTGAAGTTAATAAATTCATACTGTAGTAATGAAAATAATGTTGAAGTTGTTGAAACTAAGAGTAACTGCGATGTTTGT
This window contains:
- a CDS encoding GNAT family N-acetyltransferase, encoding MSMETFPILETDRLRLRQLTVGDAADVFGYFSKDEVTQYYDLESFTEVEQAEKFIRSMLTRYEKQEGFRWGITLKEAPERIVGTIGFHNWHKEHSRIEIGYELAPEYWRQGLMTEAMKVVVNYGFQLPQVHRIEAFIDPDNEGSKRLLLKSGFTKEGHLRDYFYEKGQFVDAVIFGYLRKEFSVDR
- a CDS encoding DUF2087 domain-containing protein, whose amino-acid sequence is MDHSELFWNAGIEELKRGYIRQEEQVICLLDGQRFEQGIIYQDQGVFYDAERYMRLHIERTYGSVFDYLIGLDKKLTGLTDHQNRLLQLFYQGMGDADIQKETGIGSASTIRNHRFGLKEKERQAKVFLTLMELLKEKDRHAPAIVEVPVQARMVDERYNITENERQKVLTKYFPNGTDGRLKTFKMQEKHKLIVLREIAGRFVKGQIYHEKDINAILQEVYDDYVTVRRYMIEYNLLDRKPDGSEYWLKES
- a CDS encoding GIY-YIG nuclease family protein, translating into MNRRKELVQQYMEMKTEAGIYCIRNTRNGKIFVSSTPNLKSLNGRRFELNMGGFKNKQLQQEWNEYGEDSFEFEVLDVLKKKDSAFFDVKDALTKLEQTWLDRLQPYGDKGYL